In a genomic window of Venatoribacter cucullus:
- a CDS encoding chemotaxis protein CheB: MALPRVGILADDRLQQHLLKTALVHFGFDVVLSTDPERLPELGAELRLDAWVVDIRHEDDENLHWLDNLLDGDIPVLIGLEKAPQKTCPTFPKWEKKLYSKLLELTQVTPLLAENSQALEQLPGQQNPRIPLPASLAGQDFSQQVASCVWVLGASLGGPEAVKAFLDALPAGLPVAFVYAQHIDPRFEQSLCKTIGRHAAYSLKNFRAGEPLRCGEVLVAPIQHEFCFDDKGLPQTLGTDWPGPYGPSIDQVILNISRSYGHKAGYILFSGMGNDGAEALATLTDPDVPVWVQTPATCGNSSMPESAIATRRVNYIGDPYQLALQLVNRVKHSWIQNHESIAH; this comes from the coding sequence ATGGCGCTGCCCCGGGTCGGGATACTGGCCGACGACCGGCTGCAGCAGCACCTGCTCAAAACCGCCTTAGTGCACTTTGGTTTTGACGTGGTGCTGAGCACCGACCCCGAGCGCTTGCCGGAGCTGGGGGCGGAACTCAGGCTGGATGCCTGGGTGGTGGATATCCGCCACGAAGACGATGAAAACCTGCACTGGCTGGATAACCTGCTGGATGGCGATATTCCGGTGCTGATCGGGCTGGAAAAAGCCCCGCAAAAAACCTGCCCGACCTTTCCGAAATGGGAAAAAAAACTCTACAGCAAACTGCTGGAACTGACCCAGGTAACCCCTTTGCTGGCCGAAAACAGCCAGGCACTGGAGCAGCTGCCGGGGCAGCAAAACCCCCGCATACCGCTACCCGCCAGCTTAGCCGGGCAGGATTTCAGCCAGCAGGTAGCAAGCTGCGTATGGGTGCTGGGTGCCTCACTGGGCGGCCCGGAAGCCGTAAAAGCCTTTCTCGATGCCTTACCCGCCGGCTTGCCGGTGGCTTTTGTGTATGCCCAGCACATTGACCCGCGCTTTGAACAAAGCCTGTGCAAAACCATCGGCCGGCACGCTGCATACAGCCTGAAAAACTTCCGCGCCGGCGAACCGCTGCGTTGCGGTGAAGTGCTGGTGGCACCGATTCAGCACGAATTCTGCTTTGACGATAAGGGGTTACCGCAAACCCTGGGCACCGACTGGCCTGGCCCCTATGGCCCATCCATTGACCAGGTCATACTCAATATCAGCCGCAGCTATGGCCACAAAGCCGGATACATTTTGTTCAGTGGTATGGGCAATGACGGGGCCGAAGCGCTGGCTACCCTGACCGACCCCGATGTGCCGGTGTGGGTACAAACCCCGGCCACCTGCGGCAACTCTTCCATGCCGGAAAGCGCTATCGCCACCCGGCGCGTAAATTACATTGGCGATCCTTACCAGCTGGCCTTACAGCTGGTAAACCGTGTTAAACACAGCTGGATACAAAACCATGAATCAATCGCTCACTAA
- a CDS encoding chemotaxis protein CheW gives MNQSLTKTLPAAPDQVDCLLIPLKDKQLLLPNVSVAEIIPFSHLLTTASSVDWILGRIDWRGVTVPVVCYEMLNRQTAPAPNPNARFAIINGVGANKKMPFYALLIQGIPKLVHIHEKDIQDVDAMNMGGYDARAVTLGQDPAMIPDLDKVEEALLATI, from the coding sequence ATGAATCAATCGCTCACTAAAACCTTACCGGCCGCACCAGACCAGGTGGATTGCCTGCTGATTCCGCTGAAAGACAAACAGCTGCTGCTGCCTAACGTGTCGGTGGCTGAGATTATTCCGTTCTCACACCTGCTGACCACCGCCTCCAGCGTGGACTGGATTCTGGGCCGTATTGACTGGCGCGGCGTCACCGTTCCTGTGGTGTGCTACGAAATGCTCAACCGCCAGACCGCCCCGGCCCCGAACCCCAATGCCCGCTTTGCCATTATTAACGGTGTCGGTGCGAATAAGAAAATGCCTTTCTATGCCCTGTTGATTCAGGGTATTCCTAAACTGGTACACATCCACGAAAAAGATATACAGGATGTGGACGCCATGAATATGGGCGGTTACGATGCGCGCGCGGTAACGCTGGGGCAGGACCCGGCCATGATTCCGGATCTGGATAAAGTGGAAGAAGCTTTGCTGGCAACTATTTGA
- a CDS encoding O-antigen ligase family protein, whose protein sequence is MARFIRMSFLSDNISSVLVFLFFALSLTYPSGYVYPAIIMFLAGIYVVISNRRFFETTDDIKKIIATFLVFSLLWHLEVFWHDQALREHDKPFRFIAAIFVIFYFLKYPPRETAFWSGIAFAAVAAGTIALYERVIIGVPRADGFTNAIQFGNISMLFGLLCLVGIRWAMHKQQFRSLWIAVMSIGFLLGIVASFLSGSRGGWIGLPLILFFIGQQYFGVVSKRIITVVVLSVTLLLTTIYFLPATGVQGRVLEIFHDIEVYSEGVSSTSTGTRFELWRGSMIVISESPLWGMGRSGYEARIAELRKEGAIAPSIVSHSHNEILDAGARRGLIGILSLFALYFIPALIFYRMLRRNPGSPKAVAGLVLVFSYIDFGITQVFFAHNNGVMIYSFLIVMLLTFDSDDNAMYEYNVRGLS, encoded by the coding sequence TTGGCCCGATTCATCAGGATGTCCTTTCTTTCAGACAATATTTCGTCCGTGCTGGTATTTCTTTTTTTCGCTCTGTCTCTGACTTATCCATCCGGGTATGTTTATCCGGCAATTATCATGTTTTTAGCAGGAATATACGTTGTAATCTCCAATAGGCGTTTCTTTGAAACAACAGATGACATTAAAAAAATCATCGCTACCTTTTTGGTTTTTTCACTGCTCTGGCATCTGGAGGTTTTCTGGCATGATCAGGCACTGAGAGAGCATGACAAACCGTTTCGGTTTATTGCTGCAATATTCGTCATTTTCTATTTCCTGAAATATCCACCCAGGGAAACAGCATTCTGGTCTGGTATCGCTTTTGCTGCTGTTGCCGCCGGTACAATAGCGCTGTATGAGCGAGTGATTATAGGAGTGCCCAGAGCTGATGGCTTTACCAATGCTATTCAGTTCGGAAATATCTCCATGCTATTCGGATTGCTGTGTCTGGTTGGAATACGTTGGGCAATGCACAAACAGCAATTCAGGTCGTTATGGATTGCAGTAATGAGTATAGGATTCTTGCTGGGTATTGTTGCATCATTCCTTTCCGGGAGCAGAGGAGGCTGGATCGGCTTGCCGTTGATATTGTTTTTTATTGGCCAGCAATACTTTGGGGTTGTGTCAAAAAGAATCATTACCGTAGTGGTTTTATCCGTCACACTCTTATTGACGACAATATATTTTTTACCAGCCACTGGGGTGCAGGGGCGTGTTCTTGAGATTTTTCATGATATTGAAGTGTATTCTGAAGGAGTGAGTAGCACTTCGACCGGAACCCGCTTTGAACTATGGCGTGGAAGTATGATTGTTATATCAGAAAGCCCTTTATGGGGTATGGGGCGCTCTGGCTATGAGGCTCGCATAGCTGAGTTACGTAAAGAGGGAGCTATTGCACCATCCATCGTCAGTCACTCACACAATGAGATTCTAGATGCTGGCGCCCGAAGAGGACTGATAGGAATTCTCAGTCTGTTTGCTCTGTATTTTATTCCTGCGTTGATTTTTTATCGGATGTTAAGACGAAATCCAGGCTCTCCGAAAGCTGTTGCTGGACTGGTTTTGGTTTTTTCTTATATTGATTTTGGTATTACGCAGGTTTTCTTTGCGCATAATAACGGAGTCATGATTTATTCATTTTTGATAGTGATGCTTTTGACCTTTGATTCTGATGATAATGCCATGTATGAATATAATGTTAGGGGTCTTTCTTGA
- a CDS encoding glycosyltransferase family 4 protein, with the protein MKKILFCITNLNSTGGTECVSSIIASKFASLGFDVTFLSLVQGDHPYFKLDEKVKVISLFPLKKRVSFTRHFLTVAWKLRRIVRNGEFETLVVVDTTLFRYVATACMGLNVKKIAWEHFNFNSRSSTKRRGLGRKLAAKYSDVVVTLTHTDADYWRKGLKEINSSIFPIPNPVEKKLVQSKPSKKNKTVLSVGRLEDQKGFDLLLKAWKLVCNVNNDWVLKIVGSGSQENILKKYVEDNQLNKRVVFEPATKTIDDHYSSASIYCLSSRYEGFPMVLLEAQQFGLPVVAFDCPTGPSEMISNGQNGLLIEPDNVFELSKGILHLIHMDDYDYSEMSISA; encoded by the coding sequence TTGAAGAAGATTTTGTTTTGTATCACTAATCTTAATAGTACTGGGGGCACAGAGTGCGTTTCTAGTATTATAGCCAGTAAGTTTGCATCACTTGGATTTGATGTGACATTTCTGAGTTTAGTGCAAGGTGATCATCCGTATTTTAAATTAGATGAAAAAGTTAAGGTTATCAGTTTATTTCCGTTAAAAAAAAGAGTTTCATTTACTCGGCATTTCCTCACCGTCGCATGGAAGCTTAGGCGAATAGTAAGGAATGGGGAGTTTGAAACCTTGGTTGTTGTTGACACTACTTTGTTTCGTTATGTTGCCACGGCTTGCATGGGGTTGAACGTAAAAAAAATTGCTTGGGAACATTTTAATTTTAATTCGAGGTCCTCTACGAAACGACGTGGGCTCGGTAGAAAGTTGGCAGCTAAATACTCTGATGTAGTCGTGACGCTGACACATACAGATGCTGATTACTGGCGGAAGGGGCTAAAAGAAATCAATTCTTCAATTTTTCCCATACCAAATCCAGTAGAAAAAAAGCTTGTTCAATCCAAACCAAGTAAAAAAAATAAAACTGTATTATCAGTAGGCCGACTAGAGGATCAAAAAGGATTCGATCTTCTCCTGAAGGCTTGGAAGCTGGTGTGTAATGTTAATAATGATTGGGTGTTGAAAATTGTAGGAAGTGGTAGTCAAGAGAATATACTCAAGAAATATGTTGAGGATAATCAATTAAATAAAAGGGTGGTTTTTGAGCCAGCAACAAAGACAATTGATGATCATTATTCCTCAGCATCAATATATTGTCTTAGTTCGCGCTATGAAGGCTTTCCTATGGTTCTTTTGGAGGCCCAGCAGTTCGGCCTTCCTGTAGTAGCCTTTGATTGTCCAACTGGCCCATCGGAAATGATCTCTAACGGTCAGAATGGTCTTCTGATAGAGCCCGATAATGTTTTTGAACTCAGCAAGGGTATCTTGCATTTAATACATATGGATGATTATGACTATTCTGAAATGTCTATTTCAGCATAA